One region of Oryza sativa Japonica Group chromosome 10, ASM3414082v1 genomic DNA includes:
- the LOC107276167 gene encoding long-chain-alcohol oxidase FAO1, whose translation MAPHPLLRGGARRGRKYAHGMHPAQMEALRAMCGALIPSLPVDADGGDGGRRPGDKDLERFYLASAADSSIPDEVAELLVTRCIWEAVALTWVVLWALSTRAGTLLLCGRDSVAAVDGGGFPFVSVRRFADMPAARREAALWRWSGARWLFFPLRIAFAIAKILCHYVFYSMVNENSENPYWKAIGYRVEEPRRDRAESMPSPSPSPVSRRPLDNGVVETRALTDTTLLRSLAAKGLAVRPGASDEHHTVRCDAVIVGSGCGGGVAAAVLASAGYKVVVVEKGDYFTKEDYSSIEGPSMERLFERGGVFCTSNVTTMIFTGATVGGGSAVNWSASIRTPAGVMQEWSREHGLAVFASPGYARAMDAVCERLGVTDACREEGFQNKVVRRGCDALGLRADAVPRNSSEGHFCGSCNFGCPTGDKKGTDTTWLVDAVERGAVILTGCKAEHFIVESNGGGGGRSKRCVGLVATCMSNGITKKLRVEAKVSISASGALMTPPLLRNSGLKNRHIGRNLHLHPVSMAWGYFPDNTPEPHIPGKCYEGGIITSMHRVTERTIIETPALGPGAFAALVPWESGRDMKERMRRYARTAHAFALVRDRGAGSVDGEGRVRYAPSRDDAEELRAGLRRALRILVAAGAAEVGTHRSDGARLRCKGARDADVEAFLDEVTVEKGPMHSTTDKWSVLCSAHQMGSCRMGASPRDGAVDVAGESWEAEGLYVCDGSLLPTAVGVNPMITIQSIAYCVAKGIADSMAHGKEQR comes from the exons atggcgccgcACCCGCTGCTGAGGGGAGGGGCGAGGCGGGGGAGGAAGTACGCGCACGGGATGCACCCCGCGCAGATGGAGGCGCTGCGCGCCATGTGCGGCGCGCTCATCCCGTCGCTGCCCGTggacgcggacggcggcgacggcgggcgccgCCCCGGCGACAAGGACCTCGAGCGGTTctacctcgcctccgccgccgactcctccaTCCCCGACGAG GTGGCGGAGCTGCTGGTGACGCGTTGCATatgggaggcggtggcgctgaCGTGGGTGGTGCTGTGGGCGCTGAGCACGCGGGCGGGCACGCTGCTGCTGTGCGGCCGGGacagcgtcgccgccgtcgacggcggcgggttCCCGTTCGTGTCCGTGCGCCGCTTCGCCGAcatgccggcggcgaggcgggaggcggcgctgtggcggtggagcggcgcgcggtggcTCTTCTTCCCGCTCCGCATCGCCTTCGCCATCGCCAAGATCCTCTGCCACTACGTCTTCTACTCCATG GTGAACGAGAACTCGGAGAATCCATACTGGAAAGCAATAGGATACAGAGTGGAAGAGCCCCGACGTGATCGAGCAGAGTcgatgccgtcgccgtcgccatcgccggtaTCGCGGCGGCCACTGGACAACGGCGTCGTGGAGACGAGGGCGCTGACGGACACCACCCTCCTCCGGTCGCTCGCGGCGAAGGGCCTCGCCGTGAGGCCCGGCGCGTCGGACGAGCACCACACGGTGCGGTGCGACGCCGTCATCGTCGgctccggctgcggcggcggcgtggccgccgCGGTGCTCGCGTCCGCCGGGTACAAGGTGGTCGTCGTCGAGAAGGGCGACTACTTCACCAAGGAGGATTACAGCTCGATCGAGGGCCCGTCCATGGAGCGCCTCTTCGAGAGGGGCGGCGTCTTCTGCACGTCCAACGTCACGACGATGATATTCACCGGCGCGACGGTCGGCGGCGGGTCGGCGGTGAACTGGTCGGCGAGCATCCGCACGCCGGCGGGCGTGATGCAGGAGTGGTCGCGCGAGCACGGGCTGGCGGTGTTCGCGAGCCCCGGGTACGCGCGGGCCATGGACGCGGTGTGCGAGCGCCTCGGTGTGACCGACGCGTGCCGGGAGGAAGGGTTCCAGAACAAGGTGGTGCGCCGCGGGTGCGACGCGCTCGGGCTGCGCGCCGACGCCGTGCCGCGCAACTCGTCGGAGGGGCACTTCTGCGGCAGCTGCAACTTCGGGTGCCCCACCGGCGACAAGAAGGGCACCGACACGACGTggctcgtcgacgccgtcgagcGCGGTGCGGTCATCCTGACCGGGTGCAAGGCCGAACACTTCATCGTCGAGagcaacggcggtggcggcggccggagcaagAGGTGCGTCGGCCTGGTGGCGACGTGCATGAGCAACGGCATCACCAAGAAGCTCCGCGTCGAGGCGAAGGTGTCCATCTCGGCGAGCGGCGCGCTcatgacgccgccgctgctgcgcaACAGCGGGCTCAAGAACCGCCACATCGGCCGGAACCTGCACCTCCACCCGGTGTCCATGGCGTGGGGCTACTTCCCGGACAACACGCCGGAGCCGCACATCCCGGGGAAGTGCTACGAGGGCGGCATCATCACCAGCATGCACCGCGTCACGGAGCGCACCATCATCGAGACGCCAGCGCTCGGCCCGGGCGCCTTCGCCGCCCTGGTGCCCTGGGAGTCCGGCCGCGACATGAAGGAGCGGATGCGCCGGTACGCGCGCACGGCGCACGCGTTCGCGCTGGTGCGCGACCGCGGCGCCGGGtccgtcgacggcgagggccGCGTCCGCTACGCCCCGAGCCGCGACGACGCCGAGGAGCtccgcgccggcctccgccgcgcgctgcgcatcctggtggccgccggcgccgccgaggtggGCACGCACCGCAGCGACGGGGCCCGCCTCCGATGCAAGGGCGCGCGCGACGCGGACGTGGAGGCGTTCCTCGACGAGGTGACCGTGGAGAAGGGGCCGATGCACTCGACGACGGACAAGTGGTCGGTGCTCTGCTCGGCGCACCAGATGGGGAGCTGCCGGATGGGCGCGAGCCCCCgcgacggcgccgtcgacgtcgccggcgagagctgggaggcggagggGCTCTACGTCTGCGACGGCAGCCTGCTCCCGACGGCGGTGGGCGTGAACCCGATGATCACCATACAGTCCATCGCCTACTGCGTCGCCAAGGGCATAGCCGACTCGATGGCACACGGCAAGGAGCAGCGCTAG
- the LOC9266405 gene encoding long-chain-alcohol oxidase FAO1 — MAAAAAEAARGHPLLRGGERRERYTHGLGAAQMEALRAICGAFIPSLPEAAAALAEADDEGRGGGDKDLERFYLASAADAAVPDEVAELMVNRCAWEAVALVTVVLWLLATRAGTLALCGAAACVASSAAGGWLPSVRRFADLPPERREAALRRWSSARWLFPLKITFTVIKIICHFVFYTKLDEKSRNPSWKAIGYAAPAAAAAAVEQRRPASPSRRPLEDGVVETRRMDDNALLRSLVEKGLAVKTGTAAHHTVQCDAVVVGSGCGGGVAAAVLASKGYKVVVVEKGDYFATEDYTSLEGPSMERLYEKGGVFGTSNVTTILFTGATVGGGSAVNWSACIRTPAEIREEWSREHGLPVFASTAYAQAMDAVCDRIRVTGGCEEEGFQNRVLRRGCDALGMRADAVPRNSSEGHFCGSCNLGCPTGDKKGTDTTWLVDAVERGAVILTGCKAEHFILERNAGGRGGRSKRCVGLMATCTSSGITKKLRIEAKVSISACGALMTPPLLRNSGLKNRHIGRNLHLHPVSMAWGYFPDSTAELPGKCYEGGIITSMHRVTDRTIIETPALGPGAFSAVVPWESGRDMKERMRRYARTAHAFALVRDRGAGAVDGEGRVRFSPSRDDAEELRAGLRRALRILVAAGAAEVGTHRSDGLRLRCKGVRDADVEAFLDEVTIEKGPMYPGSDKWAIFCSAHQMGSCRMGASPRDGAVDGAGESWEAEGLYVCDGSLLPTAVGVNPMITIQSIAYCLSNGIADTLSH, encoded by the exons atggcggcggcggcggcggaggcggcgagggggcacCCGCTGCTGAggggcggggagaggcgggagcGGTACACGCACGGGCTGGGGGCCGCGCAGATGGAGGCGCTCCGCGCCATCTGCGGCGCGTTCATCCCGTCGCtgcccgaggcggcggcggcgctggcggaggcggacgacgagggccgcggcggcggcgacaaggaCCTCGAGCGGTTCTACctcgcgtccgccgccgacgccgccgtccccgacgAGGTGGCGGAGCTGATGGTGAACCGGTGCGcgtgggaggcggtggcgctggTCACCGTCGTGCTCTGGCTGCTCGCCACCAGGGCCGGCACGCTCGCGCtgtgcggcgccgccgcgtgcgtcgcctcctccgccgccggcgggtggCTCCCGTCCGTGCGCAGGTTCGCCGACCTGCCGccggagcggcgggaggcggcgctgaggcggtggagctcggcgcGGTGGCTGTTCCCGCTCAAGATCACCTTCACCGTCATCAAGATCATCTGCCACTTCGTCTTCTACACCAAG CTGGACGAGAAATCGAGGAACCCAAGCTGGAAGGCGATCGGGTAcgccgcgcctgccgccgccgccgccgcggtggagcAACGCAgaccggcgtcgccgtcgcggcggccgcTCGAGGATGGCGTGGTGGAGACGAGGCGGATGGACGACAACGCCCTGCTCAGGTCGCTCGTGGAGAAGGGCCTCGCCGTGAAGACGGGAACGGCCGCGCACCACACGGTGCAGTGCGACGCCGTGGTCGTCGGgtccggctgcggcggcggcgtggccgccgccgtgctcgcgtCGAAGGGGTACAAGGTGGTCGTCGTCGAGAAGGGGGACTACTTCGCCACGGAGGATTACACCTCCCTCGAGGGCCCGTCCATGGAGCGGCTCTACGAGAAGGGCGGCGTGTTCGGCACGTCCAACGTCACGACCATACTGTTCACCGGCGCCacggtcggcggcggctcggcggtgaACTGGTCGGCGTGCATCCGCACGCCGGCGGAGATCAGGGAGGAGTGGTCGCGCGAGCACGGGCTGCCGGTGTTCGCGAGCACGGCGTACGCGCAGGCCATGGACGCGGTGTGCGATCGGATCAGGGTGACCGGCGGGTGCGAGGAGGAGGGGTTCCAGAACAGGGTGCTCCGCCGCGGCTGCGACGCGCTCGGGATGCGCGCCGACGCCGTGCCGCGCAACTCGTCGGAGGGGCACTTCTGCGGCAGCTGCAACCTCGGGTGCCCCACGGGGGACAAGAAGGGCACCGACACGACGTggctcgtcgacgccgtcgagcGCGGCGCGGTCATCCTGACCGGGTGCAAGGCCGAGCACTTCATCCTCGAGAGGAacgccggcgggaggggcggccgGAGCAAGAGGTGCGTCGGCCTGATGGCGACGTGCACGAGCAGCGGCATCACCAAGAAGCTCCGCATCGAGGCGAAGGTGTCCATCTCTGCGTGCGGCGCGCTcatgacgccgccgctgctgcgaaACAGCGGGCTCAAGAACCGCCACATCGGCCGGAACCTTCACCTCCACCCGGTGTCCATGGCGTGGGGCTACTTCCCGGACAGCACGGCGGAGCTCCCGGGCAAGTGCTACGAGGGCGGCATCATCACCAGCATGCACCGCGTCACCGACCGCACCATCATCGAGACGCCGGCGCTCGGCCCGGGCGCGTTCTCCGCCGTGGTGCCGTGGGAGTCCGGCCGCGACATGAAGGAGCGGATGCGCCGGTACGCGCGCACGGCGCACGCGTTCGCGCTGGTGCGcgaccgcggcgccggcgccgtcgacggcgagggccGCGTCCGCTTCTCCCCGAGCCGCGACGACGCCGAGGAGCtccgcgccggcctccgccgcgcgctgcgcatcctggtggccgccggcgccgccgaggtggGCACCCACCGCAGCGACGGGCTCCGCCTCCGGTGCAAGGGCGTGCGCGACGCGGACGTGGAGGCGTTCCTCGACGAGGTGACCATCGAGAAGGGCCCCATGTACCCGGGTTCCGACAAGTGGGCCATCTTCTGCTCGGCCCACCAGATGGGCAGCTGCCGGATGGGCGCGAGCCCACgcgacggcgccgtcgacggcgccggcgagagctGGGAGGCCGAGGGGCTCTACGTCTGCGACGGCAGCCTGCTCCCGACGGCGGTGGGCGTGAACCCGATGATCACCATTCAGTCCATCGCCTACTGCCTCTCGAACGGCATCGCCGACACCCTGTCGCACTAG